Proteins from one Clostridium cellulovorans 743B genomic window:
- a CDS encoding helix-turn-helix domain-containing protein yields MNYLDMMQSSIDYIEVNLKSELSALELAKNQGFSLFHYYRLFQGVVGIPVMQYILRRKLYNAIYEISLGNKMIDVALSYGFETHSGFFKAFKREFHCSPTEYLKKYKVTKPYKINLRQETFIMVTHKKLREVLANWKLKEPIEIKDLYYGSSGNKSENTWVVNDDFIIKVGTNITGLKQHIVLSRSLADVGLETAIPVVTKDNTDYFIDGELYFCLTNQIHGHCIKSGEMYQGDFQAKARYLGEIIGQLHLILQKQDKEIICNEPNIYEIIKDWAIPEVKKHMAIPSSFYDDYLENFQKLYIHLPKHVIHRDPNPSNIIMKDGKLAGFIDFELSERNIRIFDPCYAATAILSENFAENDKDKLQKWLTIFRNIIAGYDSVCKLSDEERQAIPYVIYSIQMIFVAYCSSIDKLVDLSIVNQNMLMWLLNTKGLLML; encoded by the coding sequence ATGAATTATCTAGATATGATGCAAAGCAGCATTGATTATATTGAAGTGAATTTGAAGTCAGAATTGTCAGCTTTGGAACTGGCAAAAAATCAAGGTTTCTCCCTATTCCATTATTATCGCTTGTTTCAAGGAGTAGTAGGTATACCTGTTATGCAGTATATCTTAAGACGCAAACTTTATAATGCTATATATGAAATTAGCTTAGGTAATAAAATGATTGATGTTGCTTTGAGTTACGGCTTTGAGACTCATTCTGGATTTTTCAAAGCCTTTAAACGTGAATTCCACTGCTCTCCCACTGAGTATCTAAAAAAATATAAGGTGACGAAACCTTATAAAATCAATTTAAGGCAGGAGACATTCATTATGGTTACACATAAAAAATTAAGAGAAGTACTAGCTAATTGGAAATTGAAAGAACCAATTGAAATTAAAGATTTATATTATGGGTCTAGTGGTAATAAATCTGAAAACACTTGGGTTGTCAATGATGATTTTATAATTAAGGTTGGTACAAATATTACAGGCTTAAAACAGCATATTGTTCTATCAAGATCACTTGCAGATGTAGGTCTTGAAACAGCTATACCAGTAGTTACAAAAGATAACACTGATTATTTTATAGATGGCGAATTATACTTTTGCTTAACAAATCAAATTCATGGACATTGTATAAAAAGCGGTGAAATGTACCAAGGAGATTTTCAAGCTAAAGCAAGATACTTAGGCGAGATTATTGGTCAGCTACATTTAATTCTCCAAAAGCAAGATAAAGAAATAATATGCAACGAACCAAATATTTATGAGATTATTAAAGATTGGGCAATTCCAGAGGTAAAAAAACATATGGCAATTCCAAGTAGCTTTTATGATGATTACTTAGAAAATTTCCAAAAGCTTTATATACACTTACCAAAGCATGTTATTCACCGTGATCCTAATCCAAGTAATATTATAATGAAGGATGGGAAATTAGCAGGCTTTATTGATTTTGAATTATCTGAACGTAATATCAGAATTTTTGACCCATGCTATGCGGCAACTGCTATTTTATCAGAAAACTTTGCAGAGAATGATAAAGATAAATTACAAAAGTGGCTTACTATTTTCAGAAATATAATCGCTGGATATGATAGTGTTTGCAAACTATCCGATGAAGAGAGACAAGCTATTCCTTATGTTATCTATTCAATTCAAATGATATTTGTTGCATATTGTAGCAGTATCGATAAACTTGTAGACCTTTCAATAGTTAATCAAAATATGCTTATGTGGTTACTTAATACCAAAGGGCTACTAATGTTATAA
- a CDS encoding IS982-like element ISClce1 family transposase, with product MPEFNKDFIITINNLKDFIVVTYVIIDDFYQKVTPAFIMNRRNIDKSVMSDSEIITLSLVGELLTIDSEKAWFGFCSKNLRDLFPNFCSRTRFHRVRKSLFRVTDAIRKEFMKFLNYQYDRIRIVDSMPIPVCKFGRAHFHKSFKPKAAYGRCASKKETYYGFKLHALVALDGYITDFSITAANIDDRDAVWELIDNSVVNTLIGDKGYIGQKIASQLKEIMDINLLTISRNNSKIKLLKPLRQLIFKARRRIETTFSQLSEQLNIQRVLAKSTWGFATRIVNKILAHNLCYFINKILNIGIDTAKIKTLIFG from the coding sequence ATGCCAGAGTTTAATAAAGATTTTATCATAACAATAAACAACTTAAAAGATTTTATTGTTGTCACTTATGTTATAATTGATGATTTTTACCAAAAGGTAACTCCAGCATTTATTATGAACCGTCGCAATATTGATAAGTCAGTAATGTCTGATAGCGAAATCATTACTTTATCTTTAGTAGGCGAACTCTTAACCATTGACTCTGAAAAAGCTTGGTTTGGGTTTTGTTCTAAAAACTTACGAGATCTGTTCCCTAATTTTTGTAGTAGAACAAGATTTCATAGAGTAAGAAAATCCTTATTTCGAGTCACAGATGCAATACGTAAGGAATTTATGAAATTTCTTAACTATCAATATGATCGAATAAGAATTGTAGATAGTATGCCTATTCCTGTGTGTAAATTTGGTAGAGCTCACTTTCATAAGTCATTTAAGCCGAAGGCTGCCTACGGGCGATGCGCTTCGAAAAAAGAGACATATTACGGCTTCAAATTACATGCATTAGTTGCTTTAGATGGCTATATCACAGACTTCTCTATTACTGCTGCAAACATTGATGATAGAGACGCAGTCTGGGAACTTATAGATAATTCAGTTGTTAATACACTAATAGGCGATAAAGGCTATATAGGTCAAAAGATTGCTTCGCAATTAAAAGAGATAATGGATATTAATCTTCTAACCATAAGTCGTAATAACAGTAAAATTAAACTTTTAAAACCACTTAGGCAACTCATATTCAAGGCTCGTCGTAGAATAGAAACCACTTTTTCTCAGCTCTCCGAGCAATTGAATATACAGAGGGTTCTTGCAAAGTCAACTTGGGGCTTTGCTACAAGAATAGTAAATAAAATATTAGCTCATAATCTTTGTTATTTTATAAATAAAATCTTAAATATAGGTATAGATACAGCAAAGATTAAGACATTAATATTTGGATAA
- a CDS encoding M35 family metallo-endopeptidase, whose translation MGILKATWEVKSSYESNANVKVVFSLTNITDKDYYILPRYTPLVDFDTDSVELYYGEKRMMYMGAYFSYKEPIDSNFIKIGAGQTLKKEHNLSSYYEMKKVGQYSIFCNRNIGIKEHLSDMLTMTESIKTDVVKINVQSIVQVGIKKSIPFDDIEEAILYGDSESVLYYREGTVYSNGRQELKPSDLQSMMLLVHRQLKRLSQKCVDKIGFTTENSPQFKDIFNSYDKYNFIKDIMKRINGRLKNKVSYHLWNESVPGVAEKNKQGVVAFVMPYNMLYQNHIFLLNAFYEQAVYGDMDSQVATIYHELSHTVRIGKTNPIIDYEYGITNCRKLAKESPEKAVLNADNYAWFISTIFSYWKKLGYVKDISFMQPKAKENPTLIADTKRNKLYGFFEGTDNCIHVLIYDGNSKTWMTNYPIYSSKNPPTTNNNPAAVIFNDTCYVFYNSSKDHTLKYMTCPLDKIQPGSWSCKDKIEGVNNTTSILFSPSATIIDDKILLNYVTNAEFVDVLLWLDKDVKKVYETGETVSRKKYTSTRYICSPGKYFHSYIYKASDKKNSIYVYDLRGPMRTDLELQNISGGEPRGSIVDHYLQVNGTNDGNLCQYHIDTKEEVTENSIITTIVGNDLDNDFKTKGGISVATLGNENYALYIGNDDGDLVFMSQTRSS comes from the coding sequence ATGGGAATTCTTAAAGCAACATGGGAAGTAAAATCAAGTTATGAATCAAATGCAAATGTAAAGGTAGTGTTTTCTCTTACAAATATCACTGATAAGGATTATTATATATTGCCACGATATACACCATTAGTTGATTTTGACACAGATTCTGTTGAGTTATATTATGGCGAAAAACGCATGATGTATATGGGTGCGTATTTTTCGTACAAGGAACCAATTGATTCAAATTTTATAAAAATTGGAGCAGGACAGACTCTTAAAAAGGAACATAATCTTTCTTCCTATTATGAAATGAAAAAAGTGGGTCAATATAGTATTTTCTGCAACAGAAATATTGGGATAAAAGAACATTTATCAGATATGCTGACAATGACGGAAAGTATAAAGACAGATGTGGTAAAGATTAATGTACAAAGTATCGTACAGGTGGGAATAAAGAAAAGTATTCCTTTTGATGATATCGAAGAAGCAATACTTTATGGGGATTCAGAGAGTGTCTTGTATTATAGAGAAGGAACTGTGTATTCTAATGGTAGACAGGAATTGAAACCTTCAGATTTACAAAGTATGATGCTTTTAGTGCATCGTCAGTTAAAAAGGCTGAGTCAGAAATGTGTTGACAAAATTGGATTTACGACAGAAAATTCTCCACAATTTAAAGATATTTTTAATAGCTATGATAAATATAATTTTATAAAAGACATTATGAAAAGAATCAATGGCAGATTAAAGAATAAAGTTAGTTATCATCTTTGGAATGAAAGTGTACCAGGGGTTGCGGAAAAAAACAAACAGGGAGTTGTAGCGTTTGTAATGCCTTATAATATGCTATATCAAAATCATATTTTTTTATTGAATGCTTTTTATGAGCAAGCAGTATATGGGGATATGGATAGTCAGGTGGCTACTATTTACCATGAATTATCACATACAGTTAGAATAGGTAAAACAAATCCTATTATAGATTATGAATATGGTATAACTAATTGTAGGAAACTGGCAAAGGAGAGTCCAGAAAAGGCCGTGTTGAATGCTGATAATTATGCATGGTTTATTTCAACTATATTTTCTTATTGGAAAAAACTTGGATATGTTAAAGATATATCTTTTATGCAGCCGAAGGCAAAGGAGAATCCAACATTGATAGCTGATACGAAACGGAACAAGCTATATGGTTTTTTTGAAGGAACTGATAATTGTATTCATGTGCTTATTTATGATGGAAATAGTAAAACTTGGATGACAAATTATCCAATTTATTCATCTAAAAATCCACCAACTACAAACAATAATCCAGCAGCAGTTATATTTAATGATACCTGTTATGTGTTTTATAACAGCAGTAAAGATCATACGTTAAAGTATATGACTTGCCCATTGGATAAAATTCAACCAGGCAGTTGGAGCTGTAAAGATAAGATTGAAGGGGTAAATAATACAACATCGATATTATTCTCACCTTCTGCTACCATTATTGATGATAAGATATTACTGAATTATGTTACGAATGCAGAATTTGTTGATGTCTTACTCTGGCTGGATAAAGATGTGAAAAAAGTATACGAGACAGGAGAAACTGTATCAAGAAAGAAATACACATCAACAAGATATATATGTTCACCGGGAAAGTATTTCCACTCATATATTTATAAAGCAAGTGATAAAAAAAATAGCATATATGTGTATGATTTAAGGGGACCAATGAGGACAGATTTAGAACTCCAAAATATTTCTGGCGGGGAACCTAGAGGAAGCATTGTTGATCATTATTTACAAGTCAATGGGACAAATGACGGAAATCTTTGTCAATACCATATTGATACAAAAGAAGAGGTCACTGAAAATTCTATAATAACAACTATAGTAGGAAATGATTTAGATAATGATTTTAAAACAAAAGGCGGAATATCCGTAGCTACATTAGGTAACGAAAATTATGCACTTTATATTGGGAACGATGACGGAGATTTGGTCTTTATGTCTCAGACAAGGAGTAGTTGA
- the sugE gene encoding quaternary ammonium compound efflux SMR transporter SugE, whose product MTWFFLILAGLFEVGWAVGLKYSQGFTKLTPSIFTIAGMIASFYFLSLALKNIPLGTAYAIWTGIGTVGTVILGILLFKEPFDIIRLICIGFIVTGIVGLKLVSSH is encoded by the coding sequence ATGACATGGTTTTTTTTGATTTTAGCTGGTCTTTTTGAGGTAGGTTGGGCTGTGGGATTAAAGTATTCACAAGGATTTACAAAACTTACACCAAGTATATTCACAATAGCAGGTATGATAGCAAGTTTCTATTTTTTATCCTTAGCATTAAAAAATATTCCCTTAGGTACAGCTTACGCAATTTGGACTGGGATTGGGACCGTTGGTACAGTAATTTTAGGAATACTCCTATTCAAAGAGCCTTTTGATATAATTAGGTTAATTTGTATAGGGTTTATTGTAACTGGAATAGTTGGCTTGAAGCTTGTATCATCCCATTAA
- a CDS encoding glutamine amidotransferase, with product MKKLLIIKTGTTFPIISEKYGDFEDFIIKQIDLSKEDAIVCPVYNDDILPDLKEVSGVIITGSHSMVTDQDSWIKILEEYLREIAENNIPVLGICYGHQLICQAFGGTVGYHPKGKEVGTVNIQLTEEGKKDPLLSVLPENFLGHVTHSQTVLKLPKGAKTLALNDFENHHGFVIYEKIWGVQFHPEFNLGIIKSYILEQEDTLIREGHSMDTLYNSLKDHDYGKILLKRFINLI from the coding sequence ATGAAGAAACTATTAATTATTAAAACAGGTACAACCTTCCCCATTATTAGTGAAAAGTATGGTGACTTTGAAGATTTTATAATTAAACAAATAGATTTATCAAAAGAAGATGCTATTGTATGTCCAGTTTACAACGATGATATATTACCAGATTTAAAAGAAGTATCTGGCGTCATAATTACAGGCTCACATTCTATGGTTACAGATCAGGATTCATGGATTAAAATTTTGGAAGAATACTTACGAGAAATAGCTGAAAATAATATTCCAGTATTGGGGATTTGTTACGGTCATCAATTAATTTGCCAAGCTTTTGGTGGTACTGTAGGATATCATCCTAAAGGAAAAGAAGTAGGCACAGTAAATATACAACTAACAGAAGAAGGAAAGAAGGATCCATTACTTAGTGTACTTCCAGAAAACTTTTTAGGTCATGTAACCCATTCACAAACAGTACTTAAATTACCCAAAGGTGCAAAAACACTAGCCTTAAACGATTTTGAAAACCATCACGGATTTGTTATATACGAAAAAATCTGGGGAGTTCAATTTCACCCAGAATTTAATTTAGGAATTATTAAATCTTATATTTTAGAACAAGAAGATACTCTAATTAGGGAAGGACATTCTATGGATACTCTATATAATTCTTTAAAAGATCATGACTATGGGAAAATCCTACTAAAAAGATTCATAAATCTTATTTAA
- a CDS encoding LuxR C-terminal-related transcriptional regulator produces MEEKYLEIGLQAEDGFYIRPRIANKKMKAAQTLSQTVYLYGISGCGKTAFIHDYLGKRKYHYYSAEQLKEDEIDFPISEKQQIVVIDDLQQLRTDELREALIKKIEILARRSDIWCIMSGRSRMPSWLRPVYYRKVFTVIEEEELLLSENEMIEYLNLWGLTPTEEDFKKIMGLTSGIGIVARLIAMDLADGRPFDVNHIERMRNDFWDYLDCQVYDHWEIEIQEFFMQVCIVDEFDKHLAEMITGRSDVERMICIAEQLGNFLLFKETAGGKRIYEIRHAMRRSMRRRLIRTYHKERWERLYYNAGLYYELEGDTPNALKMYEICHDTERIARLLIFNARKNPASGHYYELRQYYLTLPEEKIRENVELIAGMSMLQSMLLNIEESERWYEELKQLEGTLSGSAKKEAKGQLVYLDIGLPHRGSSTLIDIIKNAGNLLISSNIVLPEFSVTSNLPSQMNGAKDFCEWSKRDKELAKSIGKIIEFTLGKYGKGLVNLALAESFLEKGEDSYEIANLTNKGMMQAQAGGKIERCFVATGIFAWLNIINDHAEDAKELLLNFQKKVEQEGSVKLLTNLTALQIRIGLYQGKTAEALEWMEQAPNEEMEFCTMERFRYLTKVRVYLLMGKYEKAISLLQRIQYYAELMHRTYISMEADLLLAITQYRMGNGKWEENLHKVLTKAESYHFVRLISREGAAVNRMLKEFTLKGNKTQYYKAVFVETEKIALAYPGYLKQVTECATFSENAIKILKLQAEGLSSAEIAGELGLKVENVKYHNKQNFKKLGVNSKTAAVTEARKRKII; encoded by the coding sequence ATGGAAGAAAAGTATTTAGAAATTGGATTGCAGGCTGAAGATGGATTCTACATACGCCCAAGAATAGCAAATAAGAAGATGAAGGCAGCCCAGACTTTGTCACAGACCGTATATCTCTATGGGATATCAGGCTGTGGGAAAACGGCTTTTATCCATGATTATTTAGGTAAAAGGAAGTATCACTATTATTCTGCAGAGCAGCTGAAGGAGGATGAAATCGATTTTCCTATTAGTGAAAAACAGCAGATTGTAGTCATTGATGATTTGCAGCAGCTGAGGACGGATGAGTTAAGAGAAGCATTAATAAAAAAGATTGAAATACTTGCAAGGAGATCGGATATTTGGTGTATCATGTCAGGAAGAAGCAGGATGCCATCCTGGCTGCGTCCTGTTTATTATCGGAAAGTGTTCACGGTGATAGAGGAAGAGGAATTATTGCTTTCAGAAAATGAGATGATAGAATATCTAAATTTGTGGGGATTAACGCCTACAGAAGAAGATTTCAAGAAAATTATGGGACTTACATCCGGGATCGGAATTGTAGCAAGGTTGATTGCTATGGATCTTGCAGATGGCAGACCATTTGATGTAAACCATATTGAAAGGATGAGAAATGACTTTTGGGATTACCTTGACTGCCAGGTCTATGACCATTGGGAAATAGAAATTCAGGAATTTTTTATGCAGGTATGTATTGTAGATGAGTTTGATAAGCATCTGGCAGAAATGATTACAGGCAGAAGCGATGTGGAGAGAATGATCTGCATAGCTGAACAGCTTGGAAACTTCTTACTATTTAAAGAAACTGCTGGTGGTAAAAGGATTTATGAAATCAGACATGCTATGAGGCGTTCCATGAGGCGAAGACTTATCAGGACTTATCATAAGGAAAGATGGGAACGACTCTATTATAATGCAGGTCTTTACTATGAATTGGAAGGCGATACCCCAAATGCACTGAAGATGTATGAGATATGCCATGACACGGAAAGAATTGCCAGACTGTTGATTTTTAACGCAAGAAAAAATCCAGCAAGTGGTCATTATTATGAGTTGCGACAATATTATCTTACCCTGCCGGAAGAAAAAATCAGGGAAAACGTAGAATTGATAGCAGGCATGAGCATGCTCCAGTCCATGCTTTTGAACATAGAAGAAAGTGAACGCTGGTATGAGGAATTAAAGCAGTTGGAGGGAACCTTAAGTGGAAGTGCTAAAAAAGAAGCAAAAGGGCAGCTTGTCTATTTGGACATTGGATTGCCACACCGTGGAAGCAGTACCCTGATTGATATCATAAAAAATGCAGGAAACCTCTTAATAAGCAGTAACATCGTCCTGCCGGAATTCTCCGTTACCAGTAATCTGCCATCCCAGATGAACGGGGCAAAAGATTTTTGCGAATGGAGTAAGCGGGATAAGGAACTGGCAAAGAGTATTGGGAAAATCATAGAATTTACCTTGGGGAAATATGGGAAAGGACTAGTAAACCTGGCTCTTGCGGAAAGCTTTCTGGAAAAAGGAGAAGACAGTTATGAAATCGCCAATCTGACCAATAAGGGCATGATGCAGGCACAGGCAGGAGGTAAGATTGAGCGGTGCTTTGTGGCGACAGGGATTTTTGCATGGCTGAATATTATTAATGATCATGCAGAGGATGCAAAAGAACTGTTACTTAACTTTCAAAAGAAGGTAGAACAGGAAGGGTCAGTAAAGCTGTTAACCAATTTAACTGCTTTGCAGATACGGATTGGTCTCTATCAGGGAAAGACAGCTGAGGCGCTGGAGTGGATGGAGCAGGCACCAAATGAGGAAATGGAATTCTGTACTATGGAGCGTTTTCGGTATCTGACAAAGGTACGTGTTTACCTGTTAATGGGGAAATATGAAAAGGCGATTAGTCTCTTGCAACGTATCCAGTATTATGCGGAACTGATGCATCGTACTTACATATCCATGGAAGCAGATCTTTTGTTAGCCATTACTCAGTACAGAATGGGCAATGGCAAATGGGAAGAAAATTTACATAAAGTATTAACTAAGGCAGAAAGTTATCACTTTGTACGTCTTATTTCCAGAGAAGGAGCTGCAGTAAACCGGATGCTTAAGGAATTCACTTTAAAAGGTAATAAGACCCAATACTATAAGGCAGTATTTGTGGAGACAGAAAAGATAGCACTTGCCTACCCGGGATATTTGAAACAAGTCACAGAGTGTGCAACTTTTAGTGAAAATGCTATTAAAATCCTAAAGCTTCAGGCAGAGGGACTTTCTAGTGCAGAGATCGCGGGGGAACTTGGACTTAAAGTAGAAAATGTAAAATATCATAATAAGCAGAACTTTAAAAAACTTGGAGTGAACAGCAAAACAGCAGCTGTTACCGAGGCAAGAAAGAGAAAGATAATCTGA